Proteins encoded together in one Marinobacter sp. Arc7-DN-1 window:
- the moaC gene encoding cyclic pyranopterin monophosphate synthase MoaC, with translation MSKLTHLDDKGEARMVDVTDKAATEREARAEATIRMAPETLNMIVDGEHPKGDVLAVARIAGIMAAKKTHDLIPLCHALNLTSVKVELTPGEDGASVHILTRCKLSGQTGVEMEALTAASVAALTLYDMCKAVDRGMEIASVRLLEKKGGRSGHWVADKSWSGQSSNS, from the coding sequence GTGAGTAAACTGACGCATCTTGACGACAAGGGCGAAGCCCGAATGGTGGATGTGACCGACAAGGCCGCCACCGAACGGGAGGCTCGCGCCGAAGCAACCATTCGAATGGCGCCGGAGACCCTGAACATGATTGTGGATGGGGAGCACCCCAAGGGGGATGTCCTGGCCGTGGCCCGTATTGCCGGGATCATGGCTGCAAAGAAAACTCACGATCTGATTCCCCTGTGTCACGCCCTCAATCTTACCTCGGTCAAGGTAGAGCTGACGCCTGGTGAAGATGGTGCTTCGGTACACATTCTTACCCGCTGCAAGCTGTCCGGCCAGACCGGTGTCGAGATGGAAGCGCTGACCGCCGCAAGCGTTGCAGCATTGACTCTTTACGACATGTGCAAGGCTGTCGACCGGGGCATGGAAATCGCTTCTGTCCGCCTGCTGGAGAAGAAAGGTGGCCGGAGTGGTCACTGGGTGGCCGACAAGTCCTGGTCTGGCCAGTCGTCGAACTCGTAA
- the ribA gene encoding GTP cyclohydrolase II, protein MAVRYIQTCRLPTPFGVFDMHGFEEPDTGKEHVALTLGELDSDEPMLARTHSECLTGDALYSMRCDCGYQLEEALRNIAREGRGILMYLRQEGRGIGLLNKIRAYHLQDQGADTVEANERLGFAADLRDYSMCKDMLEHLGITSLRLMTNNPRKVKALSSYGIVIAERVPLHVGRNPHNEHYLNTKQSKLGHWLETHQDDDPEA, encoded by the coding sequence GTGGCTGTTCGTTACATCCAGACCTGCCGGTTGCCGACCCCGTTCGGGGTGTTTGATATGCATGGCTTCGAAGAACCGGACACCGGAAAGGAGCATGTTGCCCTGACCCTGGGCGAACTGGACAGTGACGAACCCATGCTTGCCCGCACTCACTCCGAGTGTCTTACCGGTGATGCCCTCTACAGCATGCGTTGCGACTGTGGCTACCAGCTTGAGGAGGCTCTGCGCAATATTGCCCGTGAAGGTCGCGGAATCCTGATGTATCTGCGCCAGGAGGGCCGGGGGATCGGGCTTTTGAACAAGATCCGTGCCTATCACCTGCAGGATCAGGGCGCGGATACGGTGGAGGCCAATGAGCGCCTGGGGTTCGCCGCCGATCTGCGTGATTACAGCATGTGCAAGGACATGCTGGAGCATCTGGGCATCACAAGCCTGCGCCTGATGACCAACAATCCACGCAAGGTGAAGGCTCTTTCGTCTTACGGTATCGTTATTGCTGAACGGGTGCCTCTGCACGTTGGCCGTAACCCTCACAACGAGCATTACCTCAACACCAAGCAGAGCAAGCTTGGGCACTGGTTGGAAACACACCAGGACGACGACCCCGAGGCGTGA
- the dxs gene encoding 1-deoxy-D-xylulose-5-phosphate synthase, with protein MQDTYIFKEIPSQRPNTPLLDRTDAPAQLRELAPEQLPQLARELRAFLLWSVGQTGGHFGAGLGVLELTVALHYVFNTPIDRLVWDVGHQAYPHKILTGRRDAMASIRRKDGLAGFPKRAESEYDTFGVGHSSTSISAALGMAIAARLQRTGRKSIAVIGDGAMTAGMAFEALNHAGHLHADMLVILNDNDMSISRNVGGLSNYFAKLLSSPTYNQVRDSSKKVLQGAPHLMALAKKTEEHFKGMIAPGTLFEELGFNYIGPIDGHDLPLLVETLENIRELEGPQFLHVVTTKGKGFAPAEADPIGYHAINKIEPVPPSKPEPVKPKPAKPKYANVFGQWLCDSAEQDERVVGITPAMCEGSDLLAFSQRFPDRYFDVAIAEQHAVTLAAGLACDGAKPVVAIYSTFLQRAYDQLIHDVAIQNLDVLLAIDRAGLVGEDGPTHAGAFDISYLRCIPNMVVMTPSDENETRQMLQTGMLYEGPASVRYPRGTGPGAEIQQELTPLEIGKGRRVRAGKGLAILNFGTLLAPALEAAEVLGATVADMRFVKPLDEELVLELAEQHQLLVTLEENAVAGGAGSAVTEFLNSRQVSMPVLQLGLPDTFMDHGKHGELLTDCGLDAGGIEASIAARMETLRHQNLKVVK; from the coding sequence ATGCAGGACACTTATATTTTCAAGGAAATCCCGTCACAGCGGCCCAACACTCCGCTGCTGGACCGGACTGATGCACCGGCCCAGTTGCGCGAGCTGGCCCCGGAACAGCTGCCCCAGCTGGCCCGGGAACTCAGGGCGTTTCTGTTGTGGTCAGTGGGCCAGACCGGCGGCCATTTCGGGGCCGGTCTTGGTGTGCTCGAGCTTACCGTAGCCCTTCACTATGTTTTCAATACTCCGATCGACCGCCTGGTCTGGGATGTTGGCCACCAGGCCTACCCCCATAAAATTCTGACCGGCCGGCGTGACGCCATGGCCAGCATCCGGCGCAAAGACGGACTTGCCGGCTTTCCGAAAAGGGCCGAAAGCGAATACGACACCTTCGGCGTGGGCCACTCCAGCACGTCCATCAGTGCCGCGCTTGGCATGGCCATTGCCGCTCGCCTGCAACGCACCGGCCGTAAAAGTATCGCAGTCATTGGCGACGGCGCCATGACCGCTGGCATGGCCTTCGAGGCCCTGAACCATGCCGGCCACCTGCACGCCGACATGCTGGTGATACTGAACGACAATGACATGTCGATTTCCCGCAACGTCGGGGGGCTGTCCAACTACTTTGCCAAGCTGCTGTCCAGCCCCACCTACAACCAGGTTCGCGACAGCAGCAAGAAAGTCCTTCAGGGCGCCCCGCACCTGATGGCCCTCGCGAAAAAGACGGAAGAGCATTTCAAGGGCATGATTGCCCCGGGCACCCTGTTTGAGGAGCTGGGATTCAACTACATCGGCCCCATTGATGGCCATGACCTGCCCCTGCTGGTCGAGACCCTCGAGAACATCCGCGAGCTGGAAGGCCCGCAGTTTCTGCATGTGGTGACGACCAAAGGCAAAGGTTTTGCTCCGGCAGAGGCGGACCCGATAGGTTATCACGCCATCAACAAGATCGAGCCGGTGCCGCCGAGCAAGCCCGAGCCGGTGAAACCAAAGCCCGCGAAGCCCAAGTACGCCAATGTCTTTGGCCAGTGGCTGTGTGACTCCGCTGAGCAGGATGAGCGAGTGGTTGGCATAACGCCTGCCATGTGCGAAGGCTCCGACCTGCTGGCCTTTTCACAGCGGTTCCCGGATCGCTATTTCGATGTTGCGATTGCCGAACAGCACGCCGTCACCCTCGCAGCCGGCCTGGCCTGTGATGGCGCAAAGCCGGTGGTTGCCATCTACTCCACCTTCCTGCAGCGTGCCTACGACCAGTTGATCCATGATGTCGCCATCCAGAATCTGGATGTGCTGCTTGCCATCGATCGCGCCGGCCTGGTGGGCGAGGACGGCCCCACACACGCCGGGGCCTTCGATATCAGCTACCTGCGCTGCATACCGAATATGGTGGTCATGACACCGTCCGATGAGAACGAAACCCGTCAGATGCTGCAGACCGGCATGTTATACGAGGGCCCTGCTTCGGTTCGATACCCGAGGGGAACCGGGCCTGGGGCAGAGATCCAGCAGGAGCTTACGCCACTGGAGATCGGTAAGGGCCGGAGAGTGCGCGCAGGCAAGGGGCTCGCCATCCTCAACTTCGGTACCCTGCTGGCACCGGCACTGGAAGCGGCCGAAGTACTGGGAGCGACGGTGGCGGATATGCGATTCGTGAAACCCCTTGATGAAGAACTGGTGCTTGAGCTTGCAGAGCAGCACCAGCTGCTGGTGACTCTGGAAGAGAACGCCGTTGCCGGTGGTGCCGGCAGCGCGGTCACCGAATTCCTGAACAGCCGTCAGGTATCCATGCCCGTGCTCCAGCTTGGGCTGCCGGACACGTTCATGGACCACGGCAAGCATGGGGAGCTGCTGACGGATTGTGGCCTGGATGCGGGAGGCATCGAAGCATCAATTGCCGCGCGAATGGAAACCCTTCGGCACCAGAATCTGAAAGTCGTCAAATAA
- a CDS encoding polyprenyl synthetase family protein, producing MSGPNQLAADFLETCRARVDAALDRCLEQKSASGRLHEAMRYSVLGGGKRIRPALCLAAAKALGQPGDQALIPACAVELIHAYSLIHDDLPAMDNDELRRGRPTTHIAFDEATAILAGDALQALAFGWLAEAPGLSESARLAMVRELAGASGHRGMVGGQAIDLESVGKTLTLAQLETMHRHKTGALIEASVRIGAITAPSVSEQALASLTRYAKALGLAFQVQDDLLDIEGDTRVIGKPQGSDAARAKPTYPALLGVAGAREHLAALLEDAHQSLRAFGPEADPLRAMADYVVARTH from the coding sequence ATGTCCGGACCGAACCAACTCGCAGCGGACTTTCTCGAAACCTGCCGGGCCCGCGTTGACGCGGCACTCGACCGCTGCCTGGAACAGAAGTCCGCATCCGGTCGGCTGCACGAAGCCATGCGTTACAGCGTACTGGGCGGCGGCAAACGAATCCGGCCCGCCCTGTGCCTGGCCGCGGCAAAGGCTCTGGGCCAGCCCGGTGACCAGGCCCTGATTCCCGCCTGTGCCGTGGAACTGATCCACGCCTATTCACTGATCCATGATGACCTCCCCGCCATGGATAACGACGAGCTCCGGCGCGGGCGCCCCACCACCCACATCGCCTTTGATGAAGCGACTGCCATTCTGGCCGGGGATGCCCTCCAGGCGCTGGCGTTTGGCTGGCTGGCAGAGGCCCCCGGGCTCTCCGAGTCCGCGCGCCTGGCCATGGTGCGGGAACTGGCGGGCGCCAGCGGCCACAGGGGTATGGTCGGCGGCCAGGCGATCGATCTTGAATCCGTTGGTAAAACCCTGACTCTGGCCCAACTGGAGACCATGCACCGGCACAAAACCGGGGCACTGATCGAAGCCAGCGTCCGGATTGGCGCCATCACTGCGCCTTCGGTCAGCGAGCAGGCACTGGCGTCGCTGACCCGCTATGCCAAGGCCCTTGGTCTGGCTTTCCAGGTCCAGGACGACCTGCTGGACATCGAAGGGGACACCCGGGTTATTGGCAAACCCCAGGGCTCTGACGCCGCCCGGGCCAAACCCACCTACCCCGCCCTGCTCGGAGTGGCCGGTGCCCGGGAGCATCTGGCGGCCTTGCTTGAGGACGCCCACCAAAGCCTTCGGGCGTTCGGCCCCGAAGCGGACCCGCTGCGGGCAATGGCCGATTACGTGGTGGCAAGAACCCATTGA
- a CDS encoding exodeoxyribonuclease VII small subunit produces the protein MAGEQGATSIADFEKSLDELEKLVRDLEQGELSLEQSLTAFERGVRLTRECQQALKSAEQRVEQLVQNSDGSLETHPFSPDDAD, from the coding sequence ATGGCCGGTGAACAAGGCGCCACATCCATAGCCGATTTCGAAAAATCCCTTGATGAACTGGAAAAGCTGGTTCGCGATCTGGAGCAGGGAGAGCTGTCCCTTGAGCAATCCCTGACGGCGTTCGAGCGCGGCGTCAGACTGACCCGTGAATGCCAGCAGGCCCTTAAGAGCGCGGAGCAGCGCGTCGAGCAGCTGGTTCAGAACAGCGACGGCAGCCTTGAAACCCACCCCTTCTCTCCGGATGATGCTGACTGA
- a CDS encoding NRDE family protein — protein sequence MCLIAFALGQNPHFPLVVAANRDEFFRRPTAAMDWWTTDTGTRVLAGRDLQSGGTWLAVSAEGDVSAVTNVREGTPETGRISRGELPLRALNDSRRHLEGYLHRNADHFSGFNLVHLTPRDGWYFSNRDAHPGRHIHRGVYGLSNHLLQTPWPKLVRLRQAVGDAVAAAGNDAGKLHGVLVALLQDTTPAPDRLLPDTGVGIDTERFLSSPFIAGSDYGTRATTVVSVSGTGDIHVTEQSWGPDAETGERRHFHWQR from the coding sequence ATGTGCCTGATTGCCTTTGCCCTTGGCCAGAACCCTCATTTTCCGCTGGTTGTCGCGGCCAACCGGGATGAATTCTTTCGTCGCCCCACGGCCGCCATGGACTGGTGGACAACCGACACAGGCACCCGGGTGCTCGCCGGCCGGGATCTTCAGTCCGGCGGAACCTGGCTTGCGGTCTCTGCCGAAGGGGACGTCAGCGCTGTCACCAACGTACGCGAAGGTACACCGGAAACCGGCCGTATCAGCCGGGGCGAACTTCCCCTGCGGGCGCTCAACGATTCCAGGCGGCACCTTGAAGGCTACCTGCATCGTAATGCCGATCATTTTTCCGGCTTCAACCTCGTTCACCTGACGCCCCGGGACGGCTGGTATTTCAGCAACCGGGACGCTCATCCCGGCCGGCACATCCACCGGGGCGTTTACGGCCTGAGCAACCATCTTCTGCAGACTCCCTGGCCCAAGCTGGTCCGGCTGCGCCAGGCCGTTGGCGATGCCGTTGCCGCCGCCGGTAACGATGCCGGCAAACTGCACGGCGTGTTGGTTGCGCTGCTTCAGGACACCACGCCGGCCCCGGACCGGCTATTACCCGACACCGGGGTGGGGATTGATACCGAACGCTTCCTCTCGTCCCCCTTTATCGCCGGCTCAGACTACGGCACCCGGGCGACTACTGTGGTCAGTGTCTCCGGCACCGGTGACATCCATGTGACCGAACAGAGCTGGGGGCCTGATGCCGAAACCGGTGAACGCCGTCACTTCCACTGGCAGCGATAG
- a CDS encoding sulfite exporter TauE/SafE family protein: MTLIFEIASYLALGALAGTVAGLFGIGGGLIIVPVLIFSFGLRGISPEIVPHLAVGTSLATIVFTSASSIRSHHRHGAVRWDLFRPMTMGIIAGALIGAWTASLMSGPALELVIGVFVILVGLKMFFQVDPKPGRDVPGIAGLGVAGGGIGWASAIFGIGGGTLTVPYLSWSNVRMQQAVGTSAACGLPIAIAGALGNIWTGWQNPALPELSVGFIYLPALTGIILTSVFFARIGANLAHRLNPRVLKRIFSIMLLLVGLRFLLS, translated from the coding sequence ATGACGCTGATCTTCGAAATAGCATCGTATCTGGCCCTCGGCGCCCTCGCAGGCACCGTTGCTGGCCTGTTTGGTATCGGCGGTGGGCTGATTATCGTGCCGGTGCTTATTTTCAGTTTCGGTCTCCGGGGGATCAGCCCGGAGATTGTTCCTCACTTGGCGGTGGGTACGTCGCTGGCAACCATCGTGTTCACGTCGGCCAGTTCCATCCGTTCCCACCACCGGCATGGCGCTGTGCGCTGGGATCTGTTCCGGCCCATGACCATGGGGATTATTGCCGGAGCCCTGATCGGTGCCTGGACAGCGTCGTTGATGAGTGGCCCGGCCCTTGAACTGGTTATTGGCGTTTTTGTCATCCTCGTTGGCCTCAAGATGTTTTTTCAGGTGGACCCCAAACCTGGCCGGGATGTTCCGGGTATCGCGGGGTTGGGGGTTGCCGGCGGAGGCATCGGCTGGGCCTCGGCCATCTTCGGGATTGGCGGGGGCACGCTCACCGTACCCTACCTGAGCTGGAGCAATGTACGCATGCAACAGGCTGTGGGTACATCGGCCGCTTGCGGCCTGCCGATTGCCATCGCCGGTGCACTTGGCAACATCTGGACCGGCTGGCAGAATCCAGCTCTGCCGGAACTGAGTGTCGGTTTCATCTATCTGCCTGCGCTGACCGGTATTATCCTCACCAGCGTTTTCTTTGCCCGGATAGGTGCCAACCTGGCCCATCGGCTGAACCCCCGGGTTCTCAAGCGTATTTTTTCCATCATGCTTTTGCTGGTGGGTCTCCGTTTTCTCCTGAGCTGA
- the lgt gene encoding prolipoprotein diacylglyceryl transferase — protein sequence MLQHPQIDPVAIAIGPLKIHWYGLTYLVGFVAGWWLGKIRTRKPWSPINEEQMGDLLFYLALGVILGGRVGYVLFYNFDAFLADPLWLLRVWEGGMSFHGGLLGVIFAMWWYGRKVECGFWRMADFVAPLVPVGLGAGRIGNFINGELWGKPTDVAWGMVFRTAPDSLARHPSQLYQFALEGVALFVILWWFSSRQRPRMAVSGLFLIGYGVFRFMVEFVRQPDPQLGYLAFDWLTMGQVLSFPMIVVGAALMFIAYRKQAE from the coding sequence ATGCTGCAACATCCCCAGATTGATCCGGTGGCCATTGCCATTGGCCCCCTCAAGATCCACTGGTACGGCCTGACCTATCTGGTGGGCTTTGTCGCCGGCTGGTGGCTTGGCAAGATCCGCACACGCAAACCCTGGTCTCCCATCAACGAAGAACAGATGGGCGATCTGCTGTTCTACCTGGCGCTGGGGGTCATTCTCGGGGGCCGTGTGGGTTATGTGCTGTTCTACAATTTTGATGCCTTTCTGGCAGATCCGCTCTGGCTTCTGCGGGTCTGGGAAGGCGGTATGTCCTTCCACGGTGGCTTGCTGGGCGTGATATTCGCCATGTGGTGGTACGGGCGCAAAGTAGAGTGTGGTTTCTGGCGCATGGCCGATTTCGTTGCACCGCTGGTGCCGGTAGGGCTTGGCGCCGGCCGGATTGGTAACTTCATTAACGGGGAGTTGTGGGGCAAACCCACGGACGTTGCCTGGGGCATGGTGTTCCGTACCGCGCCGGATTCCCTGGCCCGTCATCCCTCCCAGCTCTACCAGTTTGCCCTGGAAGGCGTCGCCCTGTTCGTCATCCTGTGGTGGTTCTCCTCCAGGCAAAGGCCCAGAATGGCCGTCTCCGGCCTGTTCCTGATCGGCTACGGCGTGTTCCGCTTTATGGTGGAATTCGTGCGCCAGCCGGACCCGCAGCTGGGCTACCTGGCCTTTGACTGGCTCACCATGGGGCAGGTGCTTTCCTTCCCGATGATTGTTGTGGGTGCAGCCCTGATGTTTATTGCCTACCGGAAACAAGCCGAATGA
- a CDS encoding tyrosine-type recombinase/integrase, which translates to MQIFIANKQNLSKSQIDGLSLGSQTVSGALVLDDDEKVIRYPSNWLSTLLDLQEISYKSAETYGRNTIYFLKFLIERPEYVGLTPDDILLRVNRSVLEDWIIRQQDSGLLDRSTIRNRESSVRSLYDFLSDNERQDSVLEKSPFPKKYISAQPHKKQVVSASLIDLLALMYECRYERDRLLLQFMYDAGVRISEVERITFGDIQKAIRFTNSAFVNSEKVDVPVRPGYAPVLIRGAKGRGGSVKERFAVVTTATLKRIASYHSTPLYKRYQQKYRNRHNFPAFLNTEGNPYNEDSLAKMIERRSDKALKKGRISKTIHAHLFRHASAYLTLEDPDLGEDFLDRLVNVQKTLGHSSITTTERYTSIPHDIYNSIADSELGALRTKIDKMEKVVEQTKLRIKPGDRK; encoded by the coding sequence GTGCAGATATTCATCGCTAACAAACAAAATTTATCTAAAAGTCAGATCGATGGATTGAGTCTAGGTTCGCAGACCGTCTCAGGTGCTCTGGTTCTGGATGATGATGAAAAAGTTATCAGATATCCTTCCAATTGGTTGTCTACGCTTCTTGATTTACAGGAAATCTCATATAAATCCGCCGAGACTTACGGGCGAAATACGATCTATTTCCTCAAATTTTTGATTGAGAGGCCGGAATACGTCGGATTAACTCCTGATGATATTCTTCTCCGAGTAAATCGGTCGGTTCTTGAGGACTGGATTATCAGACAGCAGGATTCGGGGTTGTTGGATCGGTCAACGATCCGAAATCGCGAGAGTTCAGTGCGATCATTATATGATTTTCTTTCTGACAATGAACGGCAAGATTCTGTTCTTGAAAAGAGTCCTTTCCCCAAAAAATACATTAGCGCTCAACCACATAAGAAGCAGGTTGTCAGTGCTTCTTTAATTGATCTCCTAGCGCTGATGTATGAATGTCGTTACGAGAGAGATCGGCTGCTTCTCCAGTTTATGTACGACGCTGGTGTCAGAATCAGCGAGGTAGAGCGAATTACCTTTGGGGACATCCAAAAGGCTATAAGATTTACGAACTCGGCCTTTGTGAATTCAGAGAAAGTCGATGTGCCTGTTCGTCCTGGCTATGCGCCCGTGCTCATACGTGGCGCAAAGGGCCGGGGGGGCTCGGTGAAAGAGCGGTTTGCCGTAGTTACGACGGCGACTTTGAAGAGAATCGCTTCGTACCACTCGACTCCACTATATAAACGGTATCAGCAGAAATACCGTAATCGACACAATTTTCCTGCCTTCTTAAACACGGAAGGCAACCCTTACAACGAAGACTCCTTGGCGAAAATGATAGAGCGGCGCTCAGACAAGGCTCTTAAAAAGGGACGTATTTCGAAAACGATCCACGCACATCTTTTCCGACACGCATCAGCTTATTTGACGTTGGAAGACCCCGATCTTGGTGAGGATTTTCTTGATCGCTTGGTTAATGTCCAGAAGACGCTTGGTCATTCTTCGATTACGACCACTGAGCGTTATACAAGCATTCCTCACGACATATACAACTCCATAGCAGATTCTGAACTTGGCGCGCTGAGGACCAAAATCGACAAGATGGAAAAGGTTGTTGAACAGACCAAGCTCAGAATCAAGCCGGGAGACAGGAAGTGA
- a CDS encoding site-specific integrase: protein MELKSRKNKDLCRRLVQEWIGEASKDPGILYQVKLTDRGNTEVPMVSSGDLGVKIGLSRRQAARVLPSMCRGELDQILEMMRSEGLVTPGATAQNMNHINKLKLFLLRAKKNPALLKRIPMHGRKIQVTRFIHEFPEYEFPTIFTKSAFNRSSRVSYEYFHSVFAPEVVNELKKAGLCDEIFTASNRKPRSEPANNTFKETRDGIDISSVSEFETLCKKPFDSVYFLFALGARGVSSLSAIEQYRTTAQFVESFLRSQGMDGSETVREVLSDYLAVKFRAYLENLIAAKDISPTYGSTQVSNLLRSLQRFSELVGAEHFDFIKASGFKVMGRTTEKYQPYSRTEREVIAGALEKDMRRVWEQYSSVYEPTQSGQTFVVETKSGLQIDGSLCTKENLRWFFDHKLGSKPFRLSELIGSEAQSNEKLFRSGFEQYRWRYSDEQMTLSQLYDSWGVPRNPYREDIFAFYMRLVQVTGMNPMSALDLEVDSFEPKHPATLKPCLRYWKERSSGAKEMHLDIFSSEITWLSASQASKISEIIERVKALTKNLRDSLPEDHENKNLLFIAEAKPPQALGTVLRFYSSGYDKYRNIFETRYINELTDSDTGEMVSIVATRFRASMVSEMIEAGVSVREIQLMMGHSSIKTTLSYLDRMDFNKQSRQMILEKLEMIYNNAWVPQEKDKLPEKEKDHGEVIFKTPLGGCANIFNPPDFIKNSASYDGGACSNFNKCLSCENVIITTSHLPDLFALLRDYRVAWKNGSVAATPYGSVIRENIEILELILGDESEFQKSELEKAERLSRYIDSAVMIDGAAV, encoded by the coding sequence ATGGAATTGAAGAGCCGAAAAAATAAGGACTTATGCCGAAGGCTTGTTCAGGAGTGGATAGGAGAAGCCTCCAAAGATCCTGGGATTCTCTACCAGGTGAAGTTGACCGATCGAGGGAATACCGAGGTTCCGATGGTTAGCAGTGGGGACTTAGGGGTCAAGATTGGTCTTTCGCGCAGGCAAGCTGCCCGGGTATTGCCTAGCATGTGTCGGGGCGAATTGGATCAAATTCTTGAGATGATGCGCTCTGAGGGCCTGGTTACCCCGGGTGCCACTGCTCAGAATATGAATCATATAAACAAACTGAAGTTATTTTTATTGAGGGCTAAAAAGAATCCGGCCCTGCTAAAAAGAATCCCAATGCACGGGAGAAAAATTCAGGTTACGAGATTTATCCACGAGTTTCCTGAGTACGAATTTCCAACGATTTTCACAAAGTCTGCCTTCAACCGATCGTCAAGGGTTTCATACGAGTATTTCCACAGTGTTTTTGCGCCGGAAGTTGTTAATGAGCTCAAAAAGGCTGGTCTTTGCGATGAAATATTTACAGCCTCAAATAGAAAACCGCGTTCTGAGCCAGCAAATAATACTTTTAAGGAAACTAGGGATGGCATCGATATCTCTTCAGTTTCTGAGTTCGAGACTCTTTGCAAAAAGCCTTTTGATTCGGTCTATTTCTTGTTCGCACTTGGTGCGCGAGGTGTATCGTCTTTGTCAGCGATAGAGCAATACAGGACAACCGCGCAGTTCGTAGAAAGCTTCTTGAGATCTCAAGGTATGGATGGTTCTGAAACTGTCCGAGAAGTCTTGAGTGATTATCTTGCAGTGAAGTTTCGAGCCTATTTGGAAAATTTAATTGCTGCAAAAGACATCTCTCCAACCTACGGCTCGACACAAGTTTCGAATCTTCTGAGGTCGCTTCAACGCTTCTCTGAGCTGGTCGGGGCGGAACATTTCGATTTTATAAAGGCTTCTGGCTTCAAGGTGATGGGAAGGACAACTGAGAAGTACCAGCCTTACTCTCGAACGGAACGCGAAGTTATCGCCGGTGCCTTGGAAAAAGATATGCGGCGAGTATGGGAGCAATATTCTAGCGTTTACGAACCTACACAGAGTGGTCAAACCTTTGTGGTTGAAACGAAAAGTGGACTCCAGATCGACGGAAGCCTTTGCACGAAAGAAAACTTGCGTTGGTTTTTCGATCACAAACTTGGGAGTAAGCCATTCCGTCTAAGTGAACTTATAGGGAGTGAGGCCCAATCAAACGAGAAGCTTTTCCGATCAGGCTTTGAGCAATACCGGTGGCGTTATTCTGATGAGCAAATGACTTTGTCGCAGCTTTACGACTCCTGGGGTGTTCCAAGGAATCCTTACCGAGAAGATATTTTTGCTTTTTACATGCGCCTGGTCCAAGTCACAGGCATGAACCCCATGTCCGCTTTGGACTTAGAGGTCGATTCATTCGAGCCAAAGCATCCGGCGACACTGAAGCCATGCTTGCGTTATTGGAAAGAACGAAGCAGTGGAGCGAAGGAAATGCACCTTGATATCTTTAGCTCTGAGATAACGTGGCTCTCAGCGTCTCAAGCATCCAAGATTTCTGAAATTATTGAAAGAGTAAAAGCTCTTACAAAAAATCTCAGAGACAGCCTTCCTGAAGATCACGAGAACAAAAACCTATTGTTTATAGCCGAAGCAAAACCGCCACAGGCCCTTGGCACGGTGCTTCGTTTCTACTCCTCTGGCTACGACAAGTATCGAAATATTTTCGAAACGAGATATATCAATGAGCTCACAGACTCTGATACGGGCGAGATGGTTTCAATTGTTGCTACGCGCTTCCGAGCCTCTATGGTCAGCGAGATGATTGAGGCAGGAGTGTCTGTGCGCGAAATTCAGTTAATGATGGGGCACTCTTCGATAAAAACTACCCTTAGCTATTTGGATCGAATGGATTTCAATAAACAATCTCGCCAAATGATTCTCGAAAAGCTGGAGATGATTTATAACAACGCCTGGGTTCCTCAGGAGAAGGATAAACTGCCTGAGAAGGAAAAGGATCATGGGGAGGTTATTTTTAAGACTCCTTTGGGAGGGTGTGCGAATATCTTTAATCCGCCAGATTTCATAAAAAATTCAGCTAGTTATGATGGTGGTGCATGTTCTAACTTTAATAAGTGCTTGAGTTGCGAAAATGTGATCATCACTACTTCCCACCTTCCAGATCTTTTTGCCTTGCTGCGCGACTACCGAGTCGCTTGGAAAAACGGAAGCGTTGCAGCAACGCCGTACGGCTCAGTCATTCGTGAAAATATTGAAATCCTAGAACTGATTTTGGGAGACGAATCGGAGTTCCAGAAAAGCGAATTGGAAAAGGCCGAACGGCTCTCCAGGTACATTGATTCTGCGGTGATGATAGATGGGGCGGCTGTATGA